One segment of Nocardioides sp. QY071 DNA contains the following:
- a CDS encoding sensor histidine kinase, giving the protein MQDPAETRPRGPRAVAALVVPVLCVAMVPIASWLDMGAPTSGPGYDVAGGPGWPWTLIGALLGVLASVILVREPRQRVGWVLAGSGLFWALDGLSQSYILSGLRETGAWPGMTFALWFLNRFGSYLTSVTAVLVMIFPTGRFLPGRWGTASWVATVAMAVSGLCFLVIPAEGDRAIPGLPAGVDEDPTSITALSGHGDQVATIGLALGVTGFFFALLTVVVRYRRSAGLDRDRMRWLLWSVVVVVAVSVGTLAFSVPEGDFIGAIVASVVPPMAMTIAIVRPTLVSIQDLLARTSVLAAVFAVLVAADALVLGLFTLLLDDELTRAQVVGVVLVVCVVLYGPLRQRLSAGVRRVMLGERGNRYDAVAGLASTLENTDDTVEQLAAVARAVASAFAVPFVSVEVDRGHGERLVTTFGERPAEVRTLPITWRETTIGRLVLPAKGLRSRLSVRDEELLGDLVRQAATAARTSQLAEEVQHSRERLVTAREEERRRIRRDLHDGFGPALSGIVFQLEAARMTVERDPALARTQLETVSSQVQEVVADVRRLVHDLRPPALDDRGLVGALRQQAEHLAVPLDVTAPEDLRLPAAVEVAAYRIAGEALTNVARHADANGARLLLETADDTLVLEVVDDGRGIPVDRAAGVGLASLRERAAELGGTTTISSPPGGGTVVRARLPLRSPA; this is encoded by the coding sequence GTGCAGGATCCGGCCGAGACCCGCCCGCGCGGCCCGCGGGCCGTCGCGGCGCTCGTCGTACCCGTCCTCTGCGTCGCGATGGTGCCGATCGCCTCCTGGCTCGACATGGGCGCGCCGACCTCAGGCCCCGGGTACGACGTCGCCGGCGGCCCGGGGTGGCCGTGGACGCTGATCGGTGCATTGCTCGGGGTGCTCGCCTCCGTCATCCTGGTGCGCGAGCCGCGGCAGCGGGTCGGCTGGGTGCTCGCGGGCTCCGGCCTCTTCTGGGCGCTCGACGGGCTGTCGCAGAGCTACATCCTGTCCGGCCTGCGGGAGACCGGCGCCTGGCCGGGGATGACCTTCGCGCTGTGGTTCCTCAACCGCTTCGGGTCCTACCTGACCTCGGTGACCGCGGTGCTGGTCATGATCTTCCCGACCGGGCGCTTCCTGCCCGGCCGTTGGGGCACGGCGTCCTGGGTCGCCACGGTCGCGATGGCGGTCAGCGGCCTGTGCTTCCTCGTCATCCCGGCCGAGGGCGACCGCGCGATCCCCGGCCTGCCGGCCGGCGTCGACGAGGACCCGACCTCGATCACCGCTCTCTCCGGTCACGGCGACCAGGTCGCGACGATCGGCCTCGCGCTCGGCGTCACCGGCTTCTTCTTCGCGCTGCTCACCGTGGTGGTGCGCTACCGCCGCTCCGCCGGCCTGGACCGCGACCGGATGCGCTGGCTGCTGTGGAGCGTCGTCGTGGTCGTCGCCGTCAGCGTCGGGACCCTGGCCTTCTCGGTGCCCGAGGGCGACTTCATCGGCGCCATCGTGGCCTCGGTCGTGCCGCCGATGGCGATGACGATCGCGATCGTCCGTCCGACGCTCGTGTCGATCCAGGACCTGCTCGCCCGCACCTCGGTGCTGGCCGCCGTGTTCGCCGTGCTCGTCGCCGCCGACGCGCTGGTGCTGGGGCTGTTCACGCTGCTCCTCGACGACGAGCTCACCCGGGCCCAGGTGGTCGGGGTGGTGCTCGTCGTCTGCGTCGTCCTCTACGGCCCGCTGCGCCAGCGGCTCTCCGCCGGCGTACGACGGGTGATGCTCGGCGAGCGCGGCAACCGGTACGACGCCGTGGCCGGCCTCGCCTCGACGCTGGAGAACACCGACGACACCGTCGAGCAGCTCGCCGCCGTCGCGCGCGCGGTGGCCTCCGCCTTCGCGGTCCCGTTCGTCAGCGTGGAGGTCGACCGCGGTCACGGGGAGCGGCTCGTGACGACCTTCGGCGAGCGCCCGGCCGAGGTCCGCACCCTCCCGATCACCTGGCGGGAGACGACCATCGGCCGTCTGGTCCTGCCGGCGAAGGGCCTGCGCAGCCGGCTCAGCGTGCGTGACGAGGAGCTGCTCGGCGACCTGGTCCGGCAGGCCGCCACCGCCGCCCGCACCAGCCAGCTCGCCGAGGAGGTCCAGCACAGCCGGGAGCGGCTGGTCACCGCCCGCGAGGAGGAGCGGCGCCGGATCCGCCGCGACCTGCACGACGGCTTCGGTCCCGCGCTGAGCGGCATCGTCTTCCAGCTCGAGGCCGCCCGGATGACCGTCGAGCGCGACCCGGCGCTGGCCCGCACCCAGCTCGAGACGGTCAGCTCCCAGGTGCAGGAGGTCGTCGCCGACGTGCGCCGCCTCGTGCACGACCTGCGTCCGCCCGCCCTCGACGACCGCGGGCTGGTCGGCGCCCTGCGCCAACAGGCCGAGCACCTCGCCGTACCCCTCGACGTGACGGCACCTGAGGACCTCCGGCTCCCGGCGGCGGTCGAGGTCGCGGCGTACCGGATCGCGGGGGAGGCGCTCACCAACGTCGCCCGCCACGCCGACGCGAACGGTGCCCGGCTGCTCCTCGAGACCGCCGACGACACCCTCGTGCTCGAGGTCGTCGACGACGGACGCGGCATCCCGGTCGACCGGGCGGCCGGCGTCGGGCTCGCCAGCCTGCGCGAGCGTGCCGCCGAGCTCGGCGGCACCACCACCATCTCCAGCCCTCCCGGCGGCGGCACCGTCGTCCGGGCCCGACTTCCCCTGAGGAGCCCCGCATGA
- a CDS encoding response regulator transcription factor, whose protein sequence is MTGSASPIRVVVVDDHQIVRDGLTSLLGALDGIEVVGSASDGREALHVVEDNAPDLVVMDIQMPHLDGIEATRFLTGRNPALRVVMLTMNEDDDTVLSAIRAGACGYLLKGAGADEVQHAIRSAAAGGMVFGASLAAKVAGFFAGARPAQQVEDEPFPELSDRERDVLQRIAAGRSNDEIAAALYVSNKTVRNTVSAIYAKLHATGRADAIVKAREAGYGRD, encoded by the coding sequence ATGACCGGCTCGGCCAGCCCGATCAGGGTGGTCGTCGTCGACGACCACCAGATCGTCCGCGACGGACTCACCTCGCTGCTCGGCGCGCTCGACGGCATCGAGGTCGTCGGCTCCGCATCCGACGGCCGCGAGGCGCTGCACGTCGTCGAGGACAACGCGCCCGACCTGGTGGTCATGGACATCCAGATGCCGCATCTCGACGGCATCGAGGCGACCCGGTTCCTCACCGGCCGCAATCCCGCGCTGCGCGTGGTCATGCTGACCATGAACGAGGACGACGACACGGTGCTCAGCGCGATCCGGGCGGGTGCCTGCGGCTACCTGCTCAAGGGCGCCGGCGCCGACGAGGTGCAGCACGCCATCCGCTCGGCCGCCGCCGGCGGGATGGTGTTCGGCGCGAGCCTCGCGGCCAAGGTCGCCGGCTTCTTCGCCGGCGCGCGGCCGGCCCAGCAGGTCGAGGACGAGCCGTTCCCAGAGCTCAGCGACCGCGAGCGCGACGTGCTCCAGCGGATCGCCGCGGGCCGCTCCAACGACGAGATCGCGGCCGCCCTCTACGTCTCCAACAAGACCGTGCGCAACACGGTGTCGGCCATCTACGCCAAGCTGCACGCGACGGGGCGCGCCGACGCCATCGTCAAGGCACGGGAGGCGGGCTACGGCCGCGACTGA
- the hemQ gene encoding hydrogen peroxide-dependent heme synthase, which produces MSDQDPQAHIKTNAAKINELNDTVRFTMWSVFRLERTLGADDVVRKNETAELEAFLADLAAEDVVVRGLYDVAGLRADADLMIWWHAADSDRLQDAYHRLRRTAFGSRLAPVWSQMALHRPAEFNRSHLPAFLADERAHAYAAVYPFVRSYEWYLLEDAERRRLLAEHGQMARGYPDVRANTVPSFALGDYEWILAFEADDLTRIVDLMRHLRGSETRRHVREEVPFYTGRRVEVADLLARLP; this is translated from the coding sequence ATGTCGGACCAGGACCCCCAGGCGCACATCAAGACCAACGCCGCGAAGATCAACGAGCTCAACGACACCGTCCGCTTCACCATGTGGTCGGTGTTCCGGCTCGAGCGGACGCTCGGCGCCGACGACGTCGTCCGGAAGAACGAGACCGCCGAGCTCGAGGCGTTCCTCGCGGACCTCGCGGCCGAGGATGTCGTGGTCCGCGGCCTGTACGACGTCGCGGGGCTGCGCGCCGACGCCGACCTGATGATCTGGTGGCACGCCGCCGACAGCGACCGGCTGCAGGATGCCTACCACCGGCTGCGCCGTACCGCCTTCGGGTCGCGGCTCGCGCCGGTCTGGTCGCAGATGGCGCTGCACCGCCCGGCGGAGTTCAACCGCAGCCACCTGCCGGCGTTCCTCGCCGACGAGCGCGCCCACGCGTACGCCGCCGTCTACCCCTTCGTCCGCTCCTACGAGTGGTACCTCCTCGAGGACGCCGAGCGCCGCCGGCTGCTCGCCGAGCACGGCCAGATGGCCCGCGGCTACCCGGACGTGCGGGCCAACACGGTCCCGAGCTTCGCGCTCGGCGACTACGAGTGGATCCTCGCCTTCGAGGCCGACGACCTCACCCGGATCGTCGACCTGATGCGGCACCTGCGCGGCTCGGAGACGCGCCGCCACGTGCGCGAGGAGGTGCCGTTCTACACCGGACGTCGCGTCGAGGTCGCGGACCTGCTGGCCCGGCTGCCCTGA
- a CDS encoding DUF998 domain-containing protein yields the protein MTTRLRTLAVVLLVVGGLGYADWVLQLVVPVDADLRTSFISELSAVGQPYHQVFRIADIVAGVALGAGAALSWALTRRTAAVWAPLLVLAVCAVVEAAVPLSTSYTFGSALPDPGTSAWWAKVSEPHGVSSFLETLAFLLVLLTCSLALRRDGADRRRLTLLAVGLGAALCGAIDAVLTATLLLNGSAALLGLVQRLGVTLTAVWLAAAPTWLLLLPDQGSRASRSATSTRRPV from the coding sequence GTGACCACACGGTTGCGCACCCTGGCGGTCGTGCTGCTGGTGGTCGGCGGGCTCGGGTACGCCGACTGGGTGCTCCAGCTCGTCGTGCCCGTCGATGCCGACCTGCGTACCAGCTTCATCAGCGAGCTCTCCGCGGTCGGCCAGCCGTACCACCAGGTGTTCCGGATCGCCGACATCGTCGCCGGGGTCGCGCTCGGCGCGGGAGCGGCGCTGTCGTGGGCCCTCACCCGGCGCACCGCCGCGGTCTGGGCGCCGCTCCTGGTGCTCGCGGTGTGCGCGGTCGTCGAGGCGGCGGTGCCGCTGTCGACGTCGTACACCTTCGGCTCGGCGCTTCCCGACCCCGGCACCTCGGCGTGGTGGGCCAAGGTGAGCGAGCCGCACGGCGTCTCCAGCTTCCTGGAGACGCTCGCCTTCCTGCTCGTGCTGCTCACCTGCAGCCTTGCGCTACGACGCGACGGCGCGGACCGGCGTCGGCTCACGCTGCTCGCCGTCGGACTCGGCGCCGCGCTCTGCGGCGCCATCGACGCCGTGCTGACCGCGACCCTGCTGCTCAACGGCAGCGCAGCCCTCCTCGGCCTGGTCCAGCGGCTGGGCGTGACCCTCACCGCGGTGTGGCTGGCCGCGGCGCCGACCTGGCTGCTGCTCCTGCCGGATCAGGGCAGCCGGGCCAGCAGGTCCGCGACCTCGACGCGACGTCCGGTGTAG
- the lysX gene encoding bifunctional lysylphosphatidylglycerol synthetase/lysine--tRNA ligase LysX, whose product MSRAPAAAAPSWLAGAHAALVHRVPSASATVVAVWAGLCAVAALIPSLRHGLREPLTAVSENVLLILPNLAYATFLALLAGALSTGKRAGWRILVGVLVINLIDALGEFTARPRSNVAVAVATLLLVVVLLARTGFNTRVRSRSMLKAIAVLVPCLMLSIGLGFLLLHLFHGTLPADQRLLWSLNRATGGVIGPRAFDGRPDDWVSDLIGFLGGVSLLGSFAVVFQSQALRATLTDSEERAVRSLLDEYGRHDSLGYFASRRDKAAVFSEDGRAVVLHRVEVGVCLASGDPIGDMGSWPDAIARWQRLAREHGWSPAVLGASERAAHHYERAGLTALQLGDEAIIEVADFNQRRPRLPAIQRAVRRARRHGVTVRIRRHHQVPPEEMDQVRRLADAWRGDEPERGFSMALGRLGDPADGDCLLAEALAPDGSVLALLSFVPWGTSGISLDLMRRDPAGPNGVIEFLVSAIAEHGSEHRVARISLNFAVLRSVFEEGGRIGAGPLLRGWRRVLLVLSRWWQLEALYRSNVKYEPAWFPRFLCYDDARMIPRVGVAAGIAEGFIDIPERIRTRRPLEPEHLSADRADEIVAAVKAHQELRARGRRRPEQVRIRLERMSAMAAAGRSPYPAAGVRPTSTAAALAADDGSAVSVAGRLVAIRDHGGVVFVELRDWHGCVQCVLQADSLAPDIEVFVGDCDLGDLVELHGTVGTSRSGERSVLATSWRMLAKCLHPLPGHVNGPMAPEYRVRQRHLDLAMNDGAREHLRRRAQVLRGIRETLHEQDYLEVETPVLHTVHGGANARPFATYSNAYDLPLSLRIAPELYLKRLCVGGVERVYEMGRVFRNEGADRTHNPEFTALEAYDAHGDYTTMRDLCQQLVTAAATAVHGRPVLVHRDADGREQELVIDGTWTVRTVHDAVSEALGEAVDWATPADELRELAAAHDVAGAELSADQIVLELYEALVEPATVAPTFYTDFPTSVCPLTRARDDNPALAERWDLVVLGMELATAYSELTDPVEQRRRLEQQSLLAAGGDPEAMVADELFLQSLEVGMPPTGGLGMGIDRLLMLLSGDPIRTTVTFPLVRPDAEETAW is encoded by the coding sequence GTGTCCCGCGCTCCGGCAGCTGCCGCTCCGTCCTGGCTGGCCGGCGCTCACGCCGCGCTGGTCCACAGGGTCCCCTCGGCGAGCGCGACCGTGGTGGCCGTGTGGGCCGGGCTGTGCGCCGTCGCCGCCCTGATCCCCTCGCTGCGCCACGGGTTGCGGGAGCCGTTGACCGCCGTCAGCGAGAACGTGCTGCTGATCCTGCCCAACCTCGCCTATGCCACCTTCCTCGCGCTGCTCGCCGGCGCGCTCAGCACCGGCAAGCGCGCCGGCTGGCGGATCCTGGTCGGCGTCCTCGTCATCAACCTCATCGATGCCCTGGGTGAGTTCACCGCCCGCCCCCGCAGCAATGTCGCGGTCGCGGTCGCCACCCTGCTCCTCGTCGTGGTGCTGCTCGCCCGGACCGGCTTCAACACCCGGGTCAGGTCGCGGTCGATGCTCAAGGCGATCGCCGTCCTGGTGCCCTGCCTGATGCTGAGCATCGGCCTCGGCTTCCTTCTCCTCCATCTCTTCCACGGCACGCTGCCGGCCGACCAACGGCTGCTCTGGTCGCTCAACCGGGCCACCGGTGGCGTGATCGGCCCGCGTGCCTTCGACGGCCGACCCGACGATTGGGTCAGCGACCTGATCGGGTTCCTCGGCGGGGTCTCGCTGCTCGGGTCGTTCGCCGTCGTCTTCCAGTCCCAGGCGTTGCGCGCGACCCTGACCGATTCCGAGGAGCGCGCGGTTCGCTCCCTGCTCGACGAGTACGGGCGCCACGACTCGCTCGGCTACTTCGCCAGCCGGCGCGACAAGGCAGCCGTCTTCTCCGAGGACGGCCGGGCCGTCGTACTTCACCGCGTCGAGGTCGGCGTGTGCCTGGCCAGCGGCGACCCGATCGGCGACATGGGGTCGTGGCCCGACGCCATCGCCCGCTGGCAGCGGCTCGCCCGCGAACACGGGTGGTCGCCTGCGGTGCTCGGGGCCAGCGAACGCGCCGCCCACCACTACGAGCGCGCCGGCCTGACCGCCCTGCAGCTGGGCGACGAGGCCATCATCGAGGTCGCCGACTTCAACCAGCGCCGCCCACGGCTGCCCGCGATCCAGCGCGCCGTACGACGCGCCCGGCGCCACGGCGTGACCGTGCGGATCCGGCGCCACCACCAGGTGCCGCCCGAGGAGATGGATCAGGTACGCCGTCTCGCCGACGCCTGGCGCGGCGACGAGCCCGAGCGCGGCTTCTCGATGGCGCTCGGGCGGCTCGGCGACCCGGCCGACGGCGACTGCCTGCTCGCCGAGGCCCTCGCTCCCGACGGCTCGGTGCTCGCTCTGCTGTCCTTCGTGCCGTGGGGCACCTCGGGCATCTCCCTCGACCTGATGCGTCGCGACCCGGCCGGGCCCAACGGCGTGATCGAGTTCCTGGTGAGCGCCATCGCCGAGCACGGCTCGGAGCACCGGGTGGCCCGGATCTCCCTGAACTTCGCCGTCCTGCGCTCCGTCTTCGAGGAGGGCGGGCGGATCGGCGCGGGCCCGCTGCTGCGCGGCTGGCGGCGGGTGCTGCTCGTGCTGTCGCGCTGGTGGCAGCTCGAGGCGCTCTATCGCTCGAACGTGAAGTACGAGCCCGCGTGGTTCCCCCGGTTCCTCTGCTACGACGACGCGCGGATGATCCCTCGCGTCGGAGTCGCGGCGGGCATAGCCGAGGGCTTCATCGACATCCCGGAGCGGATCCGGACCCGGCGGCCGCTCGAGCCCGAGCACCTGTCGGCCGACCGCGCCGACGAGATCGTGGCCGCGGTGAAGGCGCACCAGGAGCTGCGGGCCCGCGGCCGGCGCCGTCCCGAGCAGGTCCGGATCCGCCTGGAGCGGATGTCGGCCATGGCCGCGGCCGGCCGCTCCCCCTATCCCGCGGCCGGGGTGCGGCCGACCTCGACCGCGGCCGCGCTCGCGGCCGACGACGGCTCAGCGGTGAGCGTTGCCGGCCGTTTGGTCGCGATCCGCGACCACGGCGGCGTCGTGTTCGTGGAGCTGCGCGACTGGCACGGCTGCGTGCAGTGCGTCCTGCAGGCCGACTCCCTCGCACCGGACATCGAGGTCTTCGTCGGCGACTGCGACCTCGGCGACCTCGTCGAGCTGCACGGCACCGTCGGCACCAGTCGCAGTGGCGAGCGGTCGGTGCTCGCCACGTCTTGGCGGATGCTCGCGAAGTGTCTCCACCCGCTGCCCGGACATGTGAACGGCCCGATGGCGCCGGAGTACCGGGTCCGCCAGCGCCACCTCGACCTCGCCATGAACGACGGCGCCCGCGAGCACCTGCGCCGCCGGGCCCAGGTGCTGCGCGGGATCCGCGAGACCCTGCACGAGCAGGACTACCTCGAGGTCGAGACGCCAGTGCTCCACACCGTCCACGGCGGCGCCAACGCCCGACCGTTCGCCACCTACAGCAACGCCTACGACCTCCCCCTGTCCCTGCGGATCGCGCCCGAGCTCTATCTCAAGCGGCTGTGCGTCGGCGGCGTCGAGCGGGTCTACGAGATGGGCCGGGTGTTCCGCAACGAGGGCGCCGACCGCACCCACAACCCCGAGTTCACCGCGCTCGAGGCGTACGACGCCCACGGCGACTACACGACGATGCGGGACCTGTGCCAGCAGCTCGTGACCGCCGCCGCCACGGCCGTGCACGGCCGACCAGTCCTCGTGCACCGCGACGCCGACGGTCGGGAGCAGGAACTCGTCATCGACGGCACCTGGACGGTCCGAACGGTGCACGACGCGGTGTCGGAGGCGCTCGGCGAAGCGGTGGACTGGGCGACCCCGGCGGACGAGCTCCGGGAGCTGGCCGCGGCCCACGACGTGGCGGGGGCCGAGCTGAGCGCGGACCAGATCGTGCTCGAGCTCTACGAGGCCCTCGTCGAGCCGGCGACCGTGGCGCCGACGTTCTACACCGACTTCCCGACCTCGGTGTGCCCGCTGACCCGGGCGCGCGACGACAACCCGGCCCTCGCGGAGCGCTGGGATCTGGTGGTCCTCGGGATGGAGCTGGCCACGGCGTACAGCGAGCTGACCGACCCGGTCGAGCAGCGCCGCCGCCTCGAGCAGCAGTCGCTGCTCGCGGCCGGCGGCGACCCGGAGGCGATGGTCGCCGACGAGCTGTTCCTCCAGTCGCTGGAGGTCGGGATGCCACCGACCGGCGGCCTCGGCATGGGCATCGACCGGCTGCTCATGCTGCTCTCCGGCGACCCGATCCGCACCACCGTCACCTTCCCCCTGGTCCGCCCGGACGCCGAGGAGACCGCGTGGTGA